A single genomic interval of Saccharothrix saharensis harbors:
- a CDS encoding sensor histidine kinase: protein MPGQVETELLTAFARFAGPVRGVGVTLISVFGLLSVPTDALPLGLGLCGLVLIGVVADFTSPKVAFVLSIVRVVALCAAHEQLGATDAWTLNVLTTTAITLQWEWGPKVTVPTTAALLAVYLTAVWWDGAVVLRVLVECVLARLALLLLQRSSRRVDELRTRRAAMERLEAVALERRRREREYLALLHDTASATFLVVAVNGREADPAEVAGYARRDLDLLTGSSGVPRDSAVDIGSSLRAVVERSPLEVDARWESVLLPASVALALVRAVREALTNVERHAGTGAARLRVRAAGRGVEVEVTDAGPGFDVGAVSDHRRGLRGSVVERMAAVGGRAEVTSRPGRTTVRLEWPGD, encoded by the coding sequence ATGCCGGGTCAGGTCGAGACCGAACTCCTGACCGCCTTCGCGCGGTTCGCCGGGCCGGTTCGCGGGGTCGGGGTGACGCTGATCAGCGTGTTCGGCCTGCTCTCCGTGCCCACCGACGCCCTGCCGCTGGGCCTGGGGCTGTGCGGGCTCGTGCTGATCGGGGTGGTGGCGGACTTCACCTCACCCAAGGTCGCGTTCGTGCTGTCGATCGTCCGCGTGGTGGCGTTGTGCGCGGCGCACGAGCAGCTCGGGGCGACGGACGCCTGGACGCTCAACGTGCTCACCACGACCGCGATCACGTTGCAGTGGGAGTGGGGCCCGAAGGTCACCGTGCCGACCACGGCGGCACTGCTGGCCGTCTACCTGACCGCCGTGTGGTGGGACGGCGCGGTGGTGTTGCGGGTGCTGGTGGAGTGCGTGCTGGCGCGATTGGCCTTGTTGTTGTTGCAGCGGTCGTCGCGGCGGGTGGACGAGTTGCGGACGCGGCGGGCGGCGATGGAGCGGCTCGAGGCGGTGGCGTTGGAGCGGCGCAGGCGGGAGCGCGAGTACCTGGCGCTGCTGCACGACACGGCGTCGGCGACGTTCCTGGTGGTGGCGGTGAACGGGCGGGAGGCCGATCCGGCCGAGGTCGCGGGATACGCCCGGCGCGACCTGGACCTGCTCACCGGGTCGTCCGGGGTGCCGCGGGACAGCGCGGTGGACATCGGCTCGTCGTTGCGGGCGGTGGTGGAGCGCAGTCCGCTGGAGGTGGACGCGCGGTGGGAGAGCGTGCTGCTGCCGGCCTCGGTGGCGTTGGCGCTGGTGCGGGCCGTGCGGGAGGCGTTGACGAACGTCGAGCGGCACGCGGGCACGGGTGCGGCGCGGCTGCGGGTGCGGGCGGCCGGGCGTGGCGTCGAGGTGGAGGTGACGGACGCGGGGCCCGGGTTCGACGTCGGCGCGGTCTCGGACCACCGGCGGGGTCTGCGCGGCTCGGTGGTGGAGCGGATGGCGGCGGTCGGCGGGCGGGCCGAGGTGACGTCCCGGCCCGGCCGGACGACGGTGCGGCTGGAGTGGCCCGGTGACTGA
- a CDS encoding response regulator transcription factor — protein MADELSAVVVDDHPAVRAGVAYWLSSGTPPIRVVASGEDVRSAWLGEGATADVVILDLHLGGPTPVLGDLRRLVEAGRRVVVYSMRADDDIALQCLELGALCYLTKAEGAEHLVQATRAAAEGRPYTPPSLAGALAGDRSDHRPALSAREVEVLVEWFQSESKEFVAQRLGISLSTVNSHLERIRVKYALIGREAPTKAALVARAIQDGLIGVDDL, from the coding sequence ATGGCGGACGAGCTGAGCGCGGTGGTGGTGGACGACCACCCGGCGGTGCGCGCGGGCGTCGCCTACTGGCTGTCCTCCGGCACGCCGCCGATCCGGGTCGTGGCCAGCGGTGAGGACGTGCGCTCGGCGTGGCTGGGCGAGGGCGCGACGGCCGACGTGGTGATCCTCGACCTGCACCTGGGCGGGCCGACGCCGGTGCTGGGCGACCTGCGTCGGCTGGTCGAGGCGGGCCGGCGGGTGGTCGTGTACTCGATGCGAGCCGACGACGACATCGCGTTGCAGTGCCTGGAGCTGGGCGCCTTGTGCTACCTGACCAAGGCGGAGGGCGCGGAGCACCTGGTGCAGGCGACCCGTGCGGCGGCGGAGGGCAGGCCCTACACGCCGCCGTCGCTGGCGGGCGCGCTGGCGGGCGACCGGTCAGACCACCGGCCCGCGTTGTCGGCGCGGGAGGTCGAGGTGCTGGTCGAGTGGTTCCAGTCCGAGTCCAAGGAGTTCGTGGCGCAGCGGCTGGGCATCTCGCTGAGCACGGTGAACTCGCACCTGGAGCGGATCCGGGTGAAGTACGCGCTGATCGGTCGGGAGGCGCCGACGAAGGCGGCGCTGGTGGCGCGGGCGATCCAGGACGGGCTGATCGGCGTGGACGACCTGTAG
- a CDS encoding glycoside hydrolase family 6 protein translates to MRSLLRVGHVLTAVACAAGLAVVTPAGASTSPHWSPRLDNPYVGARPYVNPEWSARAAAEPGGAAVAGQPTGVWLDRIASVTGANGKMGLRAHLDEALRQGANLVQLALWNLPGRDCGWLSTNGELGFGELPRYKQEFVDPIASTLADPRYARLRIVAVVEPNSLPFLTTHVLPRPDATMSCEQVKAAGSYTEGIGYALARLGTIPNVYSYLDIGHHGRIGWDDNRKPTLELLAKAARSGGSRLANVHGFITNTGNYSALREEFIAKTVINGQHIRQTRWVDWNPFLDELSFAEFFRAEAVAAGFDPRVGVLVDTSRNGWGGPNRPTKPGYETTVDTYVDTSRIDRRARIHNWCNQTGTGLGERPVAAPRPNFDAYVWLKPPGESDGASIPLPIGDENFNRECDPDYTGRPDASPDPTGAWRNAPPAGQWHSAQFQELLRNAHPPVG, encoded by the coding sequence ATGAGGTCTCTCCTACGCGTCGGCCACGTGCTGACGGCGGTCGCGTGCGCCGCCGGGCTCGCGGTCGTCACCCCGGCCGGGGCGAGCACGTCGCCGCACTGGTCGCCGCGCCTGGACAACCCGTACGTCGGCGCGCGTCCCTACGTCAACCCCGAGTGGTCCGCGCGGGCCGCCGCCGAACCGGGCGGCGCGGCCGTCGCCGGGCAGCCGACCGGCGTGTGGCTCGACCGGATCGCGTCCGTCACGGGCGCGAACGGGAAGATGGGGCTGCGCGCCCACCTGGACGAAGCCCTGCGCCAGGGCGCGAACCTGGTCCAGCTCGCCCTGTGGAACCTGCCCGGCCGCGACTGCGGGTGGTTGTCCACCAACGGGGAGCTGGGTTTCGGCGAGCTGCCCCGCTACAAGCAGGAGTTCGTCGACCCGATCGCCTCGACCCTGGCCGACCCGAGGTACGCGCGGTTGCGGATCGTGGCGGTGGTGGAGCCCAACTCCCTGCCGTTCCTGACCACGCACGTGCTGCCGCGCCCGGACGCCACGATGAGCTGCGAGCAGGTGAAGGCGGCCGGTTCCTACACCGAGGGCATCGGGTACGCGCTGGCCAGGCTCGGCACGATCCCGAACGTCTACAGCTACCTCGACATCGGCCACCACGGCCGGATCGGCTGGGACGACAACCGCAAGCCGACGTTGGAGCTGCTGGCGAAGGCGGCGCGCTCGGGCGGCAGCAGGCTCGCCAACGTGCACGGGTTCATCACCAACACCGGCAACTACTCGGCGCTGCGCGAGGAGTTCATCGCCAAGACCGTGATCAACGGCCAGCACATCCGGCAGACGAGGTGGGTGGACTGGAACCCGTTCCTGGACGAGCTGTCCTTCGCGGAGTTCTTCCGGGCCGAGGCGGTCGCGGCGGGCTTCGACCCGCGGGTGGGCGTGCTGGTGGACACCTCGCGCAACGGGTGGGGCGGCCCGAACCGGCCGACCAAGCCGGGTTACGAGACGACCGTGGACACCTACGTCGACACGAGCCGGATCGACCGCCGGGCACGGATCCACAACTGGTGCAACCAGACCGGCACGGGACTGGGCGAGCGGCCGGTCGCCGCGCCGCGACCGAACTTCGACGCGTACGTGTGGCTGAAGCCGCCGGGCGAGTCCGACGGCGCGAGCATCCCGCTGCCGATCGGGGACGAGAACTTCAACCGCGAGTGCGACCCGGACTACACCGGCCGCCCGGACGCGAGCCCGGACCCGACCGGGGCGTGGCGGAACGCGCCGCCAGCCGGGCAGTGGCACTCGGCGCAGTTCCAGGAGCTGCTGCGCAACGCGCACCCGCCCGTCGGGTAA
- a CDS encoding MarR family winged helix-turn-helix transcriptional regulator yields the protein MSAMAPARTESDLSFLLDHAGHVLRTRMAAALAEIGLTARMHCVLVHALQEERTQIQLAEIGDMDKTTMVVTVDALEKAGLAERRPSGTDRRARIIAVTEKGAQLAHRSQAIVDGVHRAALESLPAKDREALLHALNLLVTGHLSTPVAAPQTARRARESTR from the coding sequence ATGTCCGCCATGGCCCCAGCTCGCACCGAATCCGACCTGTCGTTCCTCCTCGACCACGCGGGCCACGTGCTGCGCACGCGCATGGCGGCGGCGCTGGCCGAGATCGGCCTGACCGCGCGCATGCACTGCGTGCTGGTGCACGCCCTGCAGGAGGAGCGCACGCAGATCCAGCTGGCCGAGATCGGCGACATGGACAAGACCACGATGGTGGTGACCGTCGACGCGCTGGAGAAGGCGGGGCTCGCCGAGCGGCGACCGTCCGGCACCGACCGGCGGGCCCGGATCATCGCGGTCACCGAGAAGGGCGCACAGCTCGCCCACCGGAGCCAGGCGATCGTCGACGGGGTGCACCGGGCAGCCCTGGAGTCGCTGCCCGCGAAAGATCGGGAAGCCTTGCTGCACGCGTTGAACCTGCTGGTCACCGGGCACCTGTCCACTCCGGTCGCGGCACCGCAGACGGCCCGCCGCGCCCGGGAGAGCACGCGTTAA
- a CDS encoding MFS transporter: MSSTLDAPLGTPRANRWSALVVLSAATLMTILDGSVVTVAMPAIQADLGFTAAGLSWTVNAYLIAFGGLLLLAGRLGDLVGRKAMFLAGNAVFTGASLLAGVAGTPGLLIAARFLQGAGSAMASAVVLGILVTLFTDPAERAKAIGVFSFTGAAGASIGQVLGGVLTDALSWHWIFFINLPIGVATVLPALRVLPTDRGAGLSAGADVLGAALVTSGLMLGIYTVVEVEQYDWTAAHTLGLGALSVALLAAFTVRQAKARTPLMPLRLLRSRTVAGANLVQILTLSAMFAFQVIVALFMQRVLAYGALATGLAMLPAAVAIGGVSLFVSARLNTRFGERAVLLVGLTLLAGAMVKLTLVPVDADYVTDLLPVMLLIAGGGLVLPALASLGMSGAKPDDAGLVSGLFNTTQQVGMAVGVAVLSTLAASRTEEELAAGVAEPVALTAGYHVAFTVAASLLAAAFAVTLIVLRKRS, from the coding sequence ATGTCGTCCACGCTCGACGCACCGCTCGGCACACCCCGCGCGAACCGCTGGTCCGCGCTCGTCGTGCTGTCCGCCGCGACGCTGATGACCATCCTCGACGGCAGCGTCGTCACCGTCGCCATGCCCGCCATCCAGGCCGACCTCGGCTTCACCGCCGCCGGGCTGAGCTGGACCGTCAACGCCTACCTGATCGCGTTCGGCGGTCTGCTGCTGCTCGCGGGCCGGCTCGGCGACCTGGTCGGCCGCAAGGCGATGTTCCTGGCCGGGAACGCCGTGTTCACCGGCGCGTCGCTGCTGGCGGGCGTGGCCGGCACGCCGGGACTGCTCATCGCGGCCCGGTTCCTGCAAGGCGCGGGCAGCGCGATGGCGTCGGCCGTCGTGCTCGGCATCCTGGTCACGCTGTTCACCGACCCGGCCGAGCGCGCCAAGGCGATCGGCGTGTTCAGCTTCACCGGCGCGGCGGGCGCGTCCATCGGGCAGGTGCTCGGCGGCGTGCTGACCGACGCGCTGAGCTGGCACTGGATCTTCTTCATCAACCTGCCGATCGGCGTGGCCACCGTGCTGCCGGCGCTCCGCGTGCTGCCGACCGACCGGGGAGCGGGCCTGTCCGCCGGTGCCGACGTGCTCGGGGCGGCGCTGGTGACGAGCGGGCTCATGCTCGGCATCTACACGGTGGTCGAGGTCGAGCAGTACGACTGGACGGCGGCGCACACGCTCGGGCTCGGCGCGCTGTCGGTCGCGCTGCTGGCGGCGTTCACCGTGCGGCAGGCCAAGGCGCGGACCCCGTTGATGCCGCTGCGGCTCCTGCGGTCCCGCACCGTGGCCGGCGCGAACCTGGTGCAAATCCTCACGTTGTCCGCGATGTTCGCGTTCCAGGTCATCGTCGCGCTGTTCATGCAGCGGGTGCTGGCCTACGGCGCGCTGGCCACCGGCCTCGCGATGCTGCCGGCGGCGGTCGCGATCGGCGGCGTGTCGCTGTTCGTCTCGGCGCGGCTGAACACCCGGTTCGGTGAACGCGCGGTGCTGCTGGTCGGGTTGACCCTGCTGGCGGGCGCGATGGTGAAGCTGACCCTGGTCCCGGTGGACGCCGACTACGTCACCGACCTGCTGCCGGTCATGCTGCTGATCGCGGGCGGCGGGCTGGTGCTGCCCGCGCTGGCGTCGCTGGGCATGTCCGGCGCGAAGCCGGACGACGCGGGCCTGGTGTCCGGCCTGTTCAACACCACCCAACAGGTCGGCATGGCCGTGGGCGTGGCCGTGCTGTCGACGCTGGCCGCCTCCCGGACCGAGGAGGAGCTGGCCGCGGGCGTGGCCGAGCCGGTCGCCCTGACCGCCGGGTACCACGTGGCGTTCACCGTCGCCGCCTCGCTGCTCGCCGCCGCGTTCGCGGTCACGTTGATCGTGCTGCGCAAGCGTTCCTGA
- a CDS encoding pyridoxamine 5'-phosphate oxidase family protein: protein MTVNAGPAPRTLTDAELVDLIGGQRFGVLATVKRSGHPHLSTVLYQWDAKERVIRVSTTADRLKARRIRADPRVALHVSGPDVWSFAAVEGDAELVEVSDGDEPDRRLTITFPATRLYGTALDIPKADG, encoded by the coding sequence ATGACCGTCAACGCAGGCCCCGCGCCCCGCACCCTGACCGACGCCGAGCTGGTGGACCTGATCGGCGGGCAGCGGTTCGGCGTGCTGGCCACGGTGAAGCGCAGCGGCCACCCGCACCTGTCCACCGTGCTGTACCAGTGGGACGCGAAGGAACGGGTGATCCGCGTGTCCACCACGGCAGATCGGTTGAAAGCCCGCCGGATCCGGGCCGACCCGAGGGTGGCGCTGCACGTGAGCGGGCCGGACGTGTGGTCGTTCGCCGCGGTGGAGGGTGACGCGGAGCTGGTGGAGGTGTCGGACGGGGACGAGCCGGACCGCCGGCTGACCATCACGTTCCCCGCGACCCGCCTCTACGGCACGGCGCTGGACATCCCGAAGGCCGACGGCTGA
- a CDS encoding HEAT repeat domain-containing protein: MTSGIDRLIRRLNDDSTEVCEDAKCALMSMGPEVIAPLAAAVGSLDPVAQLCAIEVFDHFDDAAAVPALIGLLGSPDHTVRTWSMESVAALGAHEALPALRAAHRGLRAAGEPPDSGEAVALRLALTKLGARQEVLPPLTASLRTTAGDRGLSWPSERLADVVHDLADHDQAVLGFTLWLVFRGRGTRIQHERHGRPLDVDRPWRQVVEDARATALVEAASVEPRPDLFATVEWIGRGDV, from the coding sequence GTGACCTCCGGGATCGACCGCCTCATCCGGCGCCTGAACGACGATTCGACCGAGGTGTGCGAGGACGCGAAGTGCGCGCTGATGTCGATGGGGCCGGAGGTGATCGCGCCGCTCGCGGCGGCCGTCGGATCGCTGGACCCGGTCGCCCAGCTGTGCGCCATCGAGGTCTTCGACCACTTCGACGACGCCGCCGCCGTACCCGCGTTGATCGGTCTGCTCGGCAGCCCGGACCACACCGTCCGAACATGGTCGATGGAGTCGGTCGCCGCGCTGGGCGCGCACGAGGCGCTGCCGGCGTTGCGAGCCGCGCACCGCGGGCTGCGCGCCGCCGGTGAGCCGCCGGACTCGGGGGAAGCCGTCGCGTTGCGCCTCGCGCTGACGAAGCTCGGAGCCCGGCAGGAGGTCCTGCCGCCCTTGACGGCCTCGTTGCGGACGACGGCAGGCGATCGAGGGCTGTCCTGGCCGTCCGAGCGGCTGGCGGACGTCGTGCACGACCTGGCCGACCACGACCAGGCGGTGCTGGGCTTCACGCTCTGGCTGGTCTTCCGCGGCCGGGGCACCCGGATCCAGCACGAGCGCCACGGCCGGCCCCTGGACGTGGACCGGCCGTGGCGGCAGGTGGTCGAGGACGCGCGGGCGACCGCGCTGGTCGAGGCCGCCTCCGTCGAGCCGCGACCGGACTTGTTCGCGACCGTGGAGTGGATCGGTCGGGGCGACGTGTGA
- a CDS encoding MFS transporter, with amino-acid sequence MTATVESAVTRRGRNGGAAMAALALGGFGIGTTEFATMGLLPQMAATFDISIPTAGHAISLYALGVVVGAPLIAGLAAKLPRKGLLIGLTIALAVGNGLSALAPNTALLMTSRFVAGLPHGAFFGIAAVVATTLVPPERRGTAVARIMVGLTVANLVGVPVATAAGQQIGWRVAYLAVAVIEVVTALAVARWLPRVPASTDASVAAELSAFRRPQVWFALLTGMIGFGGMFAVYSYISPITTEVTALSASAVPWVLAVFGLGMTLGATVGGRFVDRSVMGTVFGALIAVTVVLVAFALTATSAVMAFGTVFLIGLVSQVLASALQVRLMDASPDAPSLASSSNHSALNIANGAGAWLGGLAIGAGWGYTSTAWVGVALSLAGLAVAALSVLVERRRAPA; translated from the coding sequence ATGACGGCGACGGTCGAGTCCGCGGTGACTCGTCGGGGCAGGAACGGCGGGGCCGCCATGGCGGCCCTGGCGCTGGGTGGTTTCGGCATCGGGACGACCGAGTTCGCCACCATGGGTTTGCTGCCGCAGATGGCGGCCACGTTCGACATCTCCATCCCCACCGCGGGCCACGCGATCAGCCTGTACGCGCTCGGCGTGGTGGTCGGCGCGCCGCTCATCGCCGGGCTGGCCGCGAAGTTGCCGCGCAAGGGGCTGCTGATCGGCCTCACGATCGCGTTGGCGGTCGGCAACGGGCTGTCCGCCCTCGCGCCGAACACCGCCCTGCTGATGACCTCGCGGTTCGTGGCCGGATTGCCGCACGGCGCGTTCTTCGGCATCGCGGCCGTGGTGGCGACCACGCTCGTGCCGCCGGAACGACGGGGCACGGCGGTCGCCCGGATCATGGTCGGGCTGACCGTGGCGAACCTGGTCGGCGTGCCCGTCGCCACCGCCGCCGGGCAGCAGATCGGGTGGCGGGTGGCCTACCTCGCGGTGGCCGTGATCGAGGTCGTGACGGCGTTGGCGGTGGCCCGGTGGCTGCCGCGCGTCCCGGCGTCGACGGACGCGAGCGTGGCCGCCGAGCTGAGCGCGTTCCGCCGCCCGCAGGTGTGGTTCGCGCTGCTCACCGGCATGATCGGGTTCGGTGGCATGTTCGCCGTCTACTCCTACATCTCCCCCATCACCACCGAGGTCACCGCGCTGTCGGCGTCCGCCGTGCCGTGGGTGCTCGCGGTGTTCGGGCTCGGCATGACGCTCGGCGCCACGGTCGGCGGCCGGTTCGTGGACCGCTCGGTCATGGGCACGGTGTTCGGCGCGCTGATCGCGGTGACGGTCGTGCTCGTGGCGTTCGCGCTGACCGCGACCTCGGCGGTGATGGCGTTCGGCACGGTGTTCCTGATCGGTCTGGTGTCGCAGGTGCTGGCCTCGGCGTTGCAGGTGCGGCTGATGGACGCCTCCCCCGACGCGCCGTCGCTCGCCTCCTCGTCCAACCACTCCGCGTTGAACATCGCCAACGGCGCGGGCGCGTGGCTGGGCGGCCTGGCGATCGGCGCGGGCTGGGGCTACACGTCCACGGCGTGGGTCGGCGTGGCGCTGAGCCTGGCCGGACTGGCGGTGGCCGCCCTGTCGGTGCTGGTCGAGCGCCGCCGCGCGCCCGCCTGA
- a CDS encoding RICIN domain-containing protein: MRPLRATALTLAWVLLTATAAPSAIATPRLSIDSYVVAAHARDLALGIRGDSSEEGEQAELARISGVPEQRWALGENDITTLENLGTGKCLRFAMPYTVPNNPVIQANCDNGDRQTWYYVAADEHFETWRFQNVERDTCITAVDLAPGARLVEAPCDEDDLTQRWTSVEVDEV, encoded by the coding sequence GTGCGTCCACTCCGCGCCACCGCCCTCACGCTCGCCTGGGTGCTCCTGACCGCCACCGCCGCACCGTCGGCCATCGCGACGCCCAGGCTGTCGATCGACTCCTACGTGGTGGCCGCGCACGCGCGCGACCTCGCCCTGGGCATCCGGGGCGACTCGTCCGAGGAGGGGGAGCAGGCCGAGCTGGCCCGGATCAGCGGCGTTCCCGAACAGCGGTGGGCGCTCGGCGAGAACGACATCACGACCCTGGAGAACCTCGGCACCGGCAAGTGCCTGCGGTTCGCGATGCCCTACACGGTGCCGAACAACCCCGTCATCCAGGCCAACTGCGACAACGGCGACCGGCAGACCTGGTACTACGTCGCGGCGGACGAGCACTTCGAGACCTGGCGCTTCCAGAACGTGGAGCGCGACACGTGCATCACCGCGGTCGACCTCGCGCCCGGCGCCCGGTTGGTCGAGGCGCCGTGCGACGAGGACGACCTCACCCAGCGGTGGACGTCGGTCGAGGTGGACGAGGTCTAG
- a CDS encoding alpha/beta fold hydrolase — protein MTETSITPTTATLRVPDALLHYELRGRGPLVVLVAAPMDARSFEPLADLLAADHTVLTTDPRGIRRSEVDDPDRDATPELRADDLARLIRHVDAGPAAVLGSSGGAVSVLALAQAHPELAHTVIAHEPPLDQLVPDREDLLRRTDEMIATYRSGDAVGAWRQFMAIANIHMPDEVVEHMFGGERDPRDVADERFQYEHMLRPTVEWVPDLDALRSASSRIVVGIGEDSGGELCERTSIALAEGLGIEPTRFPGGHIGFAEDPARFAVRLREVLGAA, from the coding sequence ATGACCGAGACCTCCATCACCCCCACCACCGCCACCCTGCGGGTGCCCGACGCGCTGCTGCACTACGAGCTGCGCGGCCGCGGCCCGCTCGTCGTGCTGGTCGCCGCGCCGATGGACGCCCGGTCGTTCGAGCCGCTGGCCGACCTTCTCGCCGCCGACCACACCGTGCTGACCACGGACCCGCGCGGCATCCGCCGCAGCGAGGTGGACGACCCCGACCGGGACGCGACGCCGGAGCTGCGCGCCGACGACCTGGCCCGGTTGATCCGGCACGTGGACGCGGGCCCGGCGGCCGTGCTGGGTTCCAGCGGCGGTGCGGTCAGCGTGCTGGCGCTGGCTCAGGCACACCCGGAGTTGGCGCACACCGTGATCGCGCACGAGCCGCCGCTGGACCAGCTCGTGCCCGACCGGGAGGACCTGCTGCGCCGGACCGACGAGATGATCGCCACCTACCGGTCCGGCGACGCTGTGGGCGCGTGGCGGCAGTTCATGGCCATCGCGAACATCCACATGCCCGACGAGGTCGTCGAGCACATGTTCGGCGGTGAGCGCGACCCGCGGGACGTCGCCGACGAGCGGTTCCAGTACGAGCACATGCTGCGGCCGACCGTCGAGTGGGTGCCCGACCTGGACGCGTTGCGGTCGGCGTCGAGCCGGATCGTGGTCGGCATCGGCGAGGACTCGGGCGGCGAGCTGTGCGAGCGCACGTCCATCGCGCTGGCCGAGGGGCTGGGCATCGAGCCGACCCGGTTCCCCGGCGGTCACATCGGGTTCGCCGAGGACCCGGCCCGGTTCGCGGTCCGGCTGCGCGAGGTGCTGGGCGCCGCCTAG
- a CDS encoding sigma-70 family RNA polymerase sigma factor codes for MGEVFSARSLAGSGEDAELARAREGDGEAFSRLVEPLRRELHAHCYRMLGSTHDADDALQDALLRAWRGLGRFEGRSSLRSWLYTVATRTCLDAVRSRGRRALPVDLGPASARAVIDDAPVTDVAWLGPYPDAGLVDGSGGGPGSGGPAGRYAQREAVELAFVAALQHLPGNQRAALLLFEVLGFSVAEIAAMMDTSATSVNSALARARRVVAEKVPDRTQQQALRLIGDARLRQVVADYATALERGDADTLVALLTEDVTWSMPPLPHWYRGIEAVTDFAVRVPLTSCPPWRHLATSANGQPAVAGYLWDEAAGAHLAWSIDVLTVRDGRISAVTSFVDAAHFPAFGLPASLP; via the coding sequence GTGGGCGAGGTTTTTTCGGCGAGGTCTCTCGCGGGGTCCGGCGAGGACGCCGAGCTGGCGCGGGCGCGTGAGGGTGACGGCGAGGCGTTCAGCCGGCTGGTCGAACCGCTACGCCGGGAACTGCACGCCCACTGCTACCGCATGCTCGGCTCCACGCACGACGCCGACGACGCGCTCCAGGACGCGTTGCTGCGGGCGTGGCGCGGGCTGGGGCGCTTCGAGGGGCGCAGCTCACTGCGGTCCTGGCTGTACACAGTGGCCACCCGCACGTGCCTGGACGCGGTGCGGAGCCGAGGGCGGCGGGCGCTGCCGGTCGACCTGGGGCCCGCCAGCGCGCGGGCGGTGATCGACGACGCGCCCGTGACGGATGTGGCGTGGCTCGGGCCGTACCCCGACGCGGGCCTGGTCGACGGGTCGGGCGGCGGACCGGGCAGCGGTGGGCCGGCGGGGCGCTACGCGCAGCGCGAGGCGGTCGAGCTGGCCTTCGTCGCGGCGCTCCAGCACCTGCCCGGCAACCAGCGGGCCGCGTTGCTGCTGTTCGAGGTGCTGGGGTTCTCGGTGGCCGAGATCGCGGCCATGATGGACACCTCCGCCACGTCGGTGAACTCCGCGCTGGCCCGCGCCCGCCGGGTGGTCGCCGAGAAGGTGCCCGACCGCACCCAGCAGCAGGCGCTGCGGCTGATCGGCGACGCCCGCCTGCGGCAGGTCGTGGCCGACTACGCCACCGCGTTGGAACGCGGCGACGCCGACACCCTGGTCGCGCTGCTCACCGAGGACGTCACGTGGTCGATGCCGCCGCTGCCGCACTGGTACCGCGGCATCGAGGCGGTCACCGACTTCGCCGTGCGCGTGCCGCTGACGTCGTGCCCGCCGTGGCGGCACCTCGCCACGAGCGCCAACGGTCAGCCCGCCGTCGCCGGCTACCTGTGGGACGAGGCCGCGGGAGCGCACCTGGCGTGGTCGATCGACGTGCTGACGGTGCGGGACGGGCGGATCAGCGCGGTGACGTCCTTCGTGGACGCCGCCCACTTCCCGGCGTTCGGGCTGCCCGCCTCGCTGCCCTGA
- a CDS encoding helix-turn-helix transcriptional regulator — MTSRPAQAHRLGDLARLRRVRDRIDREYAQPLDVEALARGVNMSAGHLSRQFRLAYGESPYSYLMTRRIERAMALLRRGDLSVTEVCFEVGCSSLGTFSTRFTELVGVPPSTYRQDPSAATAGMPACVAKQVTRPVRNREAPPAGPHLA; from the coding sequence GTGACCAGCAGACCTGCGCAGGCTCACCGCCTGGGCGACCTCGCCCGGTTGCGCCGCGTCCGCGACCGGATCGACCGCGAGTACGCGCAACCGCTGGACGTCGAAGCGCTCGCCCGGGGCGTGAACATGTCGGCCGGGCACCTCAGCCGGCAGTTCCGACTCGCTTACGGTGAGTCGCCGTACTCCTACCTGATGACGCGGCGCATCGAACGCGCGATGGCGCTGCTGCGCCGGGGCGACCTCAGCGTCACGGAGGTCTGCTTCGAGGTCGGCTGCTCGTCGCTGGGCACCTTCAGCACCCGCTTCACGGAGCTGGTCGGCGTGCCGCCCAGCACCTACCGGCAGGACCCGTCGGCCGCGACCGCGGGCATGCCGGCGTGCGTGGCCAAGCAGGTCACCAGACCGGTCAGGAATCGAGAAGCGCCCCCGGCCGGGCCGCACCTAGCGTGA
- a CDS encoding VOC family protein translates to MDITIHQTFLPQDDPEAALAFYRDALGFEVRNDVGYEGMRWITVGPVGQPDTSVVLHPPAADPGVTDEERRTITEMMAKGTYAAINLGAKDLDATFDKLQATGADVVQEPTEHPYGVRDCAFRDPAGNLVRIQQLR, encoded by the coding sequence ATGGACATCACCATTCACCAGACCTTCCTCCCGCAGGACGACCCGGAGGCCGCGCTGGCCTTCTACCGCGACGCGCTCGGCTTCGAGGTCCGCAACGACGTCGGCTACGAGGGCATGCGGTGGATCACGGTCGGTCCCGTCGGCCAGCCCGACACCTCCGTCGTGCTGCACCCGCCCGCGGCCGACCCGGGCGTCACCGACGAGGAGCGCCGCACCATCACCGAGATGATGGCCAAGGGCACCTACGCCGCCATCAACCTCGGCGCGAAGGACCTCGACGCCACGTTCGACAAGCTCCAGGCCACGGGCGCGGACGTGGTGCAGGAGCCGACCGAGCACCCCTACGGCGTGCGCGACTGCGCCTTCCGCGACCCGGCGGGCAACCTGGTCCGCATCCAGCAGCTGCGCTGA